From Cupriavidus oxalaticus:
GCGGCGCGCAGCTGTCCGGCGGCGAACAGCAGATGCTCGCCATCGGGCGCGCCATGATGAACCATCCGCGCCTGCTGATGCTCGACGAGCCGGTCGAAGGGCTGGCACCGGTGATCGTGGAAGAGATCGTGGCGCAGCTCAAGGTCATCAAGGCGGCCGGCGTGCCCATCCTGCTGGTGGAGCAGAACCTCGAGGTCTGCACGCAGCTGGCCGACCGCCACGTGATCATCGAGCAGGGCAGGGTGGTCTACACCGGCAGCAATGATGCGTTCCGCGCCGATGAGGCGGTCAAGGACCGCTATCTCGGCGTCGGCCTGGCGGCCTGAAACGGCATCATGCAGGCCGCAATGCCGGCCGACCGATACAAGGAATGACATGACGACTTTGCAAGCTGCGCGCGCGGCAGCGGCGGCCGCCGGCGCGCGCGCCGACCTGCGCATCGACGGCGAGCGCCTGTGGGACACCCTGATGCGCCTGGCCACCATCGGCGCCACGCCCAAGGGCGGCGTATGCCGGCTGGCGCTGACAGACCTGGACCGCCAGGGCCGTGATTTCTTCGTCGCCGAGGCCAAGGCGGCCGGATGCGCGATCCGTGTCGATGCCATCGGCAATATCTTTGCGCGGCGCGCCGGGCGCGACGATGCCTTGCCACCGGTGATGACCGGCAGCCATATCGACACCCAGCCGACCGGCGGCAAGTTCGACGGCAACTACGGTGTGTTCGCCGGCATCGAAGTGCTGCGCACGCTCGCTGACGCCGGCATCGTCACCGATGCCCCGCTCGAGGTCGCGGTCTGGACCAATGAGGAAGGCTCGCGCTTCGTCCCGGTGATGATGGGCTCGGGCGCGTTCATCGGAGAGTTTGCGCTGGCGGACGTGCTGCAGCAGCGCGACCGCGATGGCATCTGCGTCGGGCAGGCGCTGCAGGCCATCGGCTATGCCGGGCCGGAGCCGGTCGGTGCGCGTCCGGTCGGCGCGTACTTTGAAGCGCATATCGAGCAGGGGCCGGTCCTGGAGGCAAACGACACGACCATCGGCGTGGTCACCGGCGCGCTCGGACAGCGCTGGTACGACGTAGTGCTGACCGGGATGGAAGCGCATGCGGGTCCCACGCCGATGGCGCTGCGCAAGGATGCGCTGCTGGCGGCGTCGGAGCTGGTGACCATCGTCAACCGCATCGCGCTCGACCATCCCCCGCACGGCCGCGGCACAGTCGGTTGCCTGGCCGTGCATCCCGATTCGCGCAACGTCATCCCCGGCAAGGTGACGATGACGGTGGACCTGCGCGCCGGCGACGACGCGGTGCTATCCGCGATGGACGCGGCGCTGCACGGGGAGGTTGCCGCATTGGCGGCGCGCAGCGGCATCGCCATCGATCTGCAGCAGGTGGTGTACTTTCCGCCGCAGCCGTTCGATGCGCGACTGGTGGAGGCGGTACGAGGCGGCGCGCGGCGGCTCGGCCATTCCGCCATGGAGGTGATCAGCGGCGCTGGCCATGACGCAGTCTACCTGGCCCGCGTCGCCCCGGCCGCGATGATCTTCGTGCCGTGCAAGGACGGCATCAGCCACAAC
This genomic window contains:
- a CDS encoding Zn-dependent hydrolase, whose product is MTTLQAARAAAAAAGARADLRIDGERLWDTLMRLATIGATPKGGVCRLALTDLDRQGRDFFVAEAKAAGCAIRVDAIGNIFARRAGRDDALPPVMTGSHIDTQPTGGKFDGNYGVFAGIEVLRTLADAGIVTDAPLEVAVWTNEEGSRFVPVMMGSGAFIGEFALADVLQQRDRDGICVGQALQAIGYAGPEPVGARPVGAYFEAHIEQGPVLEANDTTIGVVTGALGQRWYDVVLTGMEAHAGPTPMALRKDALLAASELVTIVNRIALDHPPHGRGTVGCLAVHPDSRNVIPGKVTMTVDLRAGDDAVLSAMDAALHGEVAALAARSGIAIDLQQVVYFPPQPFDARLVEAVRGGARRLGHSAMEVISGAGHDAVYLARVAPAAMIFVPCKDGISHNEIEDARPEHLEAGCNVLLHAMLDAATRQ